The DNA sequence TGTCTCTATAACAGCATCAGTATACTGCTCCCATCCTTTCTTTGCATGTGAGTTTGCCTGATGTTGCCTAACTGTGGAGAAATCAGAAATGGTGAAAGCAGTAAACATAACTAAAAGGACAATAATATCCCTACAAGGCATCGAGTATAGAACAATGCAGTGGGAGAACCTGTGTTTGTAACAAATGGTAACTCATACTCCAAATAACTTTAGATGCAGCAATATGTTTGCACAACTGAAAATTAAGATCTTGCTAATGAATTTCTGGTATCCACACAATCCACACAATAAGCAATGAATTGAGGAGCTTGTTTCAGGATGAACTAAATAACACCATCCCAGTCTAATGAGGTAAAATGTGCTAGATTCAGAATAACAGATTTAGAAAGCATCCATTTTACAGTCATATTAAGATTGTCACAGAATCTGATAAGTATCACATAGTTGTATACTTTAGAATGAATCAGATATATATGGAATTCTTACCAGTAAGAACCGAATTGAGAAGTAGAACACCCTGAAAAATTTAGCGCTCGTCTTAGAATTCAGTTTATTAGTAAAATGAAAGGGACTCCATGTTGTTTCATCAGAACACACACTTATTACATCTGACAGAAAATATAATGTTAAATTAATGACAAGGCGGCAAATGATATCTTAGCCTAACAAGGACATTGGTAGTTTCTTTTAACTTCATGTGGATTTTGTAATCTTTAACTGCTATGGGTGATTAATTATCATTGTTTCCACCAATAATGTAAACTTCTTCTCATTCTAGCAAGTCTGTTCTTTCGAATGATCCATTTAAGAGGTGCAAGGAACCACAAAAAGTCATAGATCAAAAACCGGTAACTCTTTAGTGCGACAATGGAGACTTGAGGATCAATGTGATAATTTATAAATCCCACCTACCATCACATAGATTAATCTAAGCAATTTCATCTGAAACGTGCAGAGGtgcaaaatttgaaaaactattGAAAGGATATTAAAATCAGTTTAAGCTTATAATAGAACTAATACAGCATTAACTAGACGTGTGGCAAGCTGCTTAGTTGCATACATCAAATGTCTGGAGACTAGTTAAATTATAATGTATATCATGTAAAATAATAGTAACAAATGTGTTGTATGTACGTAAGATATAGCTGATGACCATAACCAGGGCAGATGAGATAAACAGAAACAAAAATTTCGTAAATTTTACCTGTAGAGCCCATCTTTCCAGATTTCCATGAGATGGAATTGAACATTGCAAATCTTGTTTAAGTTCCTTATACATGTTTCCTAAACTTGAGGGAACTTTAATGCCCTCTGGAACGGAGAAAGAGAGACCCATTGCCTGACCTGGTCCGTGATATGGATCCTAACAAGTTAAAGACGTCATATCAAGTTTCATGTACTCGGTAATCAATTCATATTAATTACTATTGCAAAGAAAATACCGTCTTcattcaactccaatatcaacCAGTGAAAGAAAAAAACAGTGTCATGTAAAGATTTATATGAAATTATAGTACTACATCGATTTCTCCTTTCTCACTTATATGTCCAAGTCCGTGTTGACTTAATTTTCTATCTACACATCAAACTGGGCAAAATAATGTCACTACACATTCTTTTGCTCTTTTCATATTCCGTGAACTTTTTGTGCCACTAAATTATATAATAGTTCCTTTTAAGATAATTATGCATCATATGCCACAGGAACTTGAAACAATAGTATGTTTATTATAACCACCAAACCAAAATAAAAAGGACTTCAAACAGAGGGCATATTTAACAATTGAACCGACCAGCAACAAACAAATTACAATCCAGCATGATAATATAGCTAACAGTAGTTACTTAACTACCTGTCCAATAATAACAGCTTTCACTCTATCAAACGGAGTCGTATTAAGCgcattaaaaatcaaatgagGCGGCGGATAAATCGGAAAACCACTGCCACATATTTCGTTCTCCACAAATTCACACAGCTTCTTCGCATACGGCTTCTCAAACTCATTCGGCAGCGCCTCCAGCCACGTCTCCTCCACCAGCAACTCCTCCAACTTCAAATTCAACCTCATCACACCATCACCTTCATCATCAAAACATTTCTAAACATTAATTCctattttttatccaattagttaaacaataaaataaactaaacatTACCCCATATGTCGCACCGGTTCTTTAGTTTACATGTTGGCATGTATTTTGAGACTCtgaagtatagttttataatatattttttaaaatttttttacctaaataaaagtttgaggtttaaatttttattcaaaatgtaATTTCTTGTTATGTTCACGGCATAGTTTCATgactttttttaaagttttttttgaataaaaatttaaatctcaaacttttatttagataaaaaaaatttaaaaaaataaaaaaattatattttacaagaacctcaaaatacgtgcaggTAACAGGAAATGGAAGAGTATTCAACTAAATAAATACGAATATACAAAAAGAGATCGACCTGTAGAGGCTTTAGAGACTCTTTGAGAGCATAGTTTGAGGTTGCGCTTGGACTTGGCGAGGAGCTTGTTAAATTCGATCCTCGATTTCTGGTCCGGAGAGAGATCGGAGTCATCGGGAAGCGTGATGGAATCGGAAGGAGAGGAGAGCGTTGTGGTTGTTTTTAAGCGTTTTGAGGAGCGCTGGAAAAAGTCCGTTAGGGTTTTAGAGGAAGATGAGGAGGACATTTTTGGTAGTGGTAGTGTTGTTCGGGAGAGGAGATTTTTCATCTTGTTGGGGGttttgttgatggtgttgtggCGGGAAAGAGTGAGAATTTAGAGCGTTGGCGTTTTCTTCGCGCGCCTGTATTCATTATATTATCGGATCACGGGCTGTTTGTTTTGGAGAAGCAGAAGTTGTTTTTTCGGAGTTTCtacttatttttcaaacatttttataatttatttatttttttcttctaatcCACCTTTTTACTTTACGcaggaaattattttttaagaacGGCCCCATTATCCTTAAATTATTCTGATTTTAtagcaaaatatatattttgggtCCTTTAAcatctaaaattatttaatttagatatcttcgtctaaaaaaaatattggtcATTATTAGAGGACATATAAGTAGCCcactttctgaaatacaacagcAAACCTGAACCATTTCACTGCAAACAAATGCAGTTTATAGCTCTTGCAGTATAATTTTAGCACCATACTGAGGTTTAAGGAGAAAAGTAAGCTCGGGAGCATGTAAATAGGACGGAGAAAGCTCAAGTGAGAAGCTCTGCAGGATCATTGCAATCGCGATCCTGGCTTCTATCAGGACCAAGTGTTGGCCGATGCACGTTCTAGGACCCCAACTGAATGGAATGAACACGGGAGATCCTTTTGTTGCATTAGAAATGCCTTCAGAAAGCCTTTGTGGATTAAACTCTTTCGCGTCTTCACCCCAAATTTCACTGTCGTGGTTGTGAAAAATGACTGGCATGGTCAAGTGCACCCACGCGGGTATAGTCAGATTTCCTAGTTTCATTTTCTTGGAAGTAGCTCGCAGGAGCAGAGCTGATGGTGGATATAACCTAAGCACCTCGTTCAATATCATCGTTATCTGCAGAGGCGTAACCAGAATTTATATCAAGTGGTGTCAAAAATTTACAACATctgaaaatacatataaaagttGTTCATCCAGTGGTgtcaatatttaaatttactaCTATAAAAAattttcctgacaaaaaaatatatctaaaagtttttttttaaataatttcagtGGTCTCAGATGACCCTACGCCCCTTGTGACCAAAAATACCAAATGATAATGTGACCAAAAAAGACTCTGCACTCTGCAGGAAGGAAGTAAAACTCTGTAACTATGTTGTTTGCTATGAAGAGCTACCATATTGGGGCGGTTTGGATCGTGACTCGTGAGTGGGATTGGGAATCAGGAATGAGATGAAACTACGCCTCTttttaaccatgaaccaaacgccTACTCAGTATGTATCCAACACTAGTTAATTTTGTCACAAAAGCGAGTATAACAGCTTAATAATGAAACTTAACTTCATAAATTCTCCTAGCTAGCTCTAAAGCCTGTCTTTCGAAGGGTACATCTTCAACAAGATCCAATATATTTTACGAGGCATAATCCAATATATTTTGCGAGGCATAATCCAATATTTTTTAACTGCAAGTAGTAGAAATGATCCGAGAGTATAAAAAAAGTTTACTTACAATTTTGAGCTGGTTAAGCTTTTCACAGTCGATATCTTTATCACCCATTACTTGGAAAACCTCTTCTCTGGCACGAGATTGCCAGTCACCATGTTTGCTCAGGCATACAATAGTCCACACAAGCAAACGTGCAGTTGAATCGGCTCCAGCTGAGTAAAACAACTTGCACTCATCAATCACTTCTTCCATACTCATTCCCGATCCTTCCTGTATATCCTTCTTCGTTGCATCCATTAATACGCTCAACAAGTCATCAGTGTTTAccttctgtcccattttaagtgCCTTCTCTCGTTTTTTGATGATTCGAGTCAGTTGACCAGTCATCTCCTTGTTTAATTCTTTCATTTTCTTGTTTGCTCCAAATTTGAAGTgcctattaaaaaaaatctctgTCAATTTCTCAGAATCTTAATTGACATTCCTTAATCAAATAATATGTGCCATATAAATTAGTGTCACCTCGACCAGGGGATGTAACTAGATACCATGACCTGGAAGGCGAGATCAGCTTGCATATCATGGAGTTGAAATATTCTTCTTCCTTCTTCATAAAAACTGCCAAAAGCTGCTCGCGAAATCATATCACGAGCCAGAATTTCTATATAAGGCCAAACATCAATTTCAGTTGTTCCTGCTGAGACTAATCCCTTCCACTTACTGACTGTATCTTTACAACTCAAGTAAAGTACCGGTAATGTGCCCTTCATTACAAATCAATCcaattcaataaataaaaaattaccatgggtctttctagtgtgtgctcatgagcacacactaacaactacgTTTACCCAggtggaagattttgattggtggaaatTTTTGTACATGCAGAGTGTAATCATTATTAATAAGATGGGCCAATATAAATCCGACACCTAactaaaaagtggttgttagtgtgCACAGACTAAGAAAATCCGAATTACTATATAGCAAGTGCAAGAACCAAGAACCAAGTTTGTTCATCTTTAGTGTACCTTTAGCTTCTCAACATTAAAAGCTACATTAAGAATCTTCCGACGTCTTGTCCATGTCTCAGCATGAGTTGTCGAAAGCCCTCCTACAACAAGGTCAGCAATTGGATCTGGATACACTTTATGAAACTCCTCATGCTTAAACAAAATCTCCTTAACTAGCATCGGATCCATAATGTTCAGCCTTGGTTTGGCTCCAAACCACACAAATGAGTTTTTACCTGCAAAATATGATCATAGTCAACTACATTCAATACTTGAAAAATGCTTCATGCACAAAATTAggtacaaatttttttaacaaaatgaaCTCTCAGTACTCTGCAGGATCACGGGCGCCCATATTTGGGGCATAAACTTACGTTCGTGTCcttaataaattatgagaatatCGGGGGTCACACGCAGGGATGGAGCCAGGTTTCCGACAATGTGGGTGCAAAATTTTTTTGCAGCCTAATATAATAAGGACAAAAGTGCAGTAAAGAAACATCTGAACAATTACTACTGCTGCACACAAGCCTGGGTTCCCAACTGCTGCAAAAAAACATTACTACAAGCCTGGGAAGAAAAAGTGCCTGGATAACAAAAACAAAGTGCAGTTGGCAGGATTCGATTCGAACCAAAACCAACGGTGAACCACACTCAAGCTTGAACCACTGTGTCAAAGCTGTAATTAAGAAAATTTGCATAGTAGAAAATATTACACACTACAGAATCTACTGGGGGCAAGTAACCCCCTGCCCCCAGTGTAGATCCGTCCCTAGTCACAAGGACTCCAACTCAAGTCTCCCGCGAGCCTAAGTtttgatatcatgttaagtgaccaattctcctaataccttaaggtgttaggagGTGGGTTACTAGGATCATAGTATATTCTAACAGATTTGATGatagtaaaattaaaaaaattgtatgttgACTTAAAAATTTATGTACCGTGCTTTTCGACGATTCGATGCTCATATGGCAAGAGCCGGGCTCCAATGTCATGGGAGAAGTTGATAGGCTTGGAATTTGCTGCTTGAGCTATGCTGAAGTATTCCTTCATGTCTCCATGCAGAAATCTATAAGGATTGCCTTTAAATCCCAGCTCTTTCAATTGTTTTTCCAACTTTTTGGGCCTAATCCATAGCCTTTGATGTAATTTCAGTGCAGAATGAGCAAGTATAGCTAGAATAACTGAGATTGCTACTGAAGCTGCAAACAGTACTTCCATATTCACTAGCTAGTGGAGAGttgttctggttgtttaagTATGGTTCTCTTGCTTTTATAAACTAATGGAAAATGGGGAGTCATGTGATCCCAACAATTTAAAATGAGAAGTGCTGGTACctgatatttattttcaaattttttataaatatttaattaatattgtatAGATTTTACTTATACTAATGACACCTTGTGTATCTAACTAACATGTAAAAAATTGGGACACAAGTGATTCAACTTTCAAGCATCGATTTAAGAAGCCAAGTCCAATAATTTGTCTAAAATCAACTCATAAACTCACATTTGGAtaatatgtcaaaaaaaaattaacactaTCTTACTGATTATTGGTGTGCGCGTTTAGAGTTGTTTGGTTCGCGGAATGGTATGAATTTGGAATGAGAAATCGGTGGTATGAGTTTAAGGTATAATATCTAACATCATGTGTCTGGTTGATTgctgaaataaatatatttaacttttcaaaaataattatattagttatttataataattaaaatattcataaatttattattgttatatatttttgcattattgataaattttatattaaatattaatatttaattgcttaaatagaaaaaaaatataaaactgatACTTATACCGCATTTTATACCCATCTCATCTCTTGCGTATCAAAAATCATAACCCCCTCGGCCAAACTACCCCTTAGTGTGCAGCATTCCTAACTGGCCTTTTGTCAATATATCAGAGTATTTTTTGGCAAGTTTGGTATGCGTTCCTTATCTCGTTCATCTTTCTGACCGAATAAGTATTTTTATaatggagctggagctggagcTGGTGAATATTCAGACATGAAATCTTATTTTTTGTACCTGTACATTGTTTATTTAGAATTTGTTTATAgtttattcaattaagattCGTGTATGCAATAATCATAGCATCTCCTGCGCAACGCTTTGTCCGCTTCGTGAAAATAAAAGCCCATCGGTCTCTCTTACATTTTTCAgcagttttttattatttaatagatAGATAAGCATAAACTGTATTCTAATATCCAGGGTACTACTCTGATGGAAAGTactataataaaaaatgaatagaAACCAATTCGATTAAGTAGAGTGATGCGGATTTTGGCATTGGGGATGGACTtcgagatgggcctagacgggtCTAAGTGGAGCCTAATAGGGTCGGGTGGGGgcctagtaagacaatggtgaGGCCAAGATTTGGCTCTTTAAGACTATCTGGAGCCGGTCTACCGCCCGTGAGGAGCCTTGGCGAGGCTCTAGCGGGCCCGGGTAGATTGAGTGGATATTATTGCCTAAATATGTGGACACAAGAacgtttaaaattatttgaatccATGAATAACAACAGCTccagtttcaatttttttaaatgaacgATCAGATGAGGTCGCGTTTCTTAAGATTTAAATTCGgtttatatttcggttcggtgcGGGTTTAAGTTCGAGTATAATTTGAATTGCGCTCTTTCCTTGAATCTTATTATTTTGTTTCCCAAGAACGGTCGTTCTGATTGACGacatgataattttttaaaatctcattaGTTGACTtgtaaattaaagaaaaatgaaattaaaaacaaaactgAGACATTTATTTGTTGAATCAGGGTTCATTTGCAGGAAATTTTTGATGCTGAGATGAAATTTAGTGGAATGGCACAATAAGTTCTATATGACTTTGAAAGCATCGGTTATGTGCAAGTGCGGATggatttgaattcaaattataaatttcactGATCATTATTAGAAGACATATAAGTAGCCCCTTTCTAAAATACAGCAGCAAACCTGAACCATTTCACTGCAAAAAATTGCAGTTTATAGCTCTTGCAATATAATTTTAGCACCATACTGAGGCCGAAGGAGAAAATTAAGCTCGGGAGCATGTAAATAAGCCGGAGAAAGCTCAAGACAGAAGCTCTGCAGGATCATTGCAACCGCCATCCTTGCCTCTATCAGGGCCAAGTGCTGGCCAATGCACGTTCTAGGACCCCAACTGAAAGGAATGAACACGGGAGATCCTTTTGTTGCATTAGAAATGCCTTCAGAAAACCTCTGTGGATTAAACTCTTTCGCGTCCTCACCCCAAATTTCAGTGTCGTGGTTGTGAAAAATGACTGGCATGGTCAAGTGCACCCACGCGGGTATGGTGAGGTTTCCTAGTTTCATCTTCTTAGAAGTGGCTCGCAGAAGCAGAGGTGCTGGTGGATATAGCCTAAGCACCTCGTTCAATATCATCGTTATCTGCAGGGGCGTGGTCAGGATTTATATCAAGCGGTGTCAAAAATTTACAACAtctgaaataaatatatagaagTTTTTCATCCAGTGGCgtcaatattaaaatttactataaatatttttccaaacaaaaaagtacatttaaaagtttttttttttataatttcattgGTGTCAGATGACCCTATGCCCCTTGTTATCGGCAATTAAAAGTACCAAGTGATAATGTGACCAAAAAAGACTCTGCAGGAGGAAAGTAAAACTCTGTAACTATGTTGTTTGCTATGAAGAGCTACCTTATTGGGGGCATTTGGATCGTGAGTGGGAATGAGAATCGGGAATGAGAATGAAGGAATGAGATGACCCTACGCCTCttattaaccatgaaccaaacgccTACTCAGTATGTAACCTTAAGACCTTAACCTTAATAGTTCCATCACTAGTTGATTTTG is a window from the Daucus carota subsp. sativus chromosome 8, DH1 v3.0, whole genome shotgun sequence genome containing:
- the LOC108197782 gene encoding uracil-DNA glycosylase, mitochondrial, with protein sequence MKNLLSRTTLPLPKMSSSSSSKTLTDFFQRSSKRLKTTTTLSSPSDSITLPDDSDLSPDQKSRIEFNKLLAKSKRNLKLCSQRVSKASTGDGVMRLNLKLEELLVEETWLEALPNEFEKPYAKKLCEFVENEICGSGFPIYPPPHLIFNALNTTPFDRVKAVIIGQDPYHGPGQAMGLSFSVPEGIKVPSSLGNMYKELKQDLQCSIPSHGNLERWALQGVLLLNSVLTVRQHQANSHAKKGWEQYTDAVIETISKKKRGVVFLLWGNYAQVKSRLIDGTKHHILKAAHPSGLSANRGFFGCRHFSRTNQLLEEMGMSPIDWQL
- the LOC108198947 gene encoding cytochrome P450 CYP72A219-like, with amino-acid sequence MEVLFAASVAISVILAILAHSALKLHQRLWIRPKKLEKQLKELGFKGNPYRFLHGDMKEYFSIAQAANSKPINFSHDIGARLLPYEHRIVEKHGKNSFVWFGAKPRLNIMDPMLVKEILFKHEEFHKVYPDPIADLVVGGLSTTHAETWTRRRKILNVAFNVEKLKGTLPVLYLSCKDTVSKWKGLVSAGTTEIDVWPYIEILARDMISRAAFGSFYEEGRRIFQLHDMQADLAFQVMVSSYIPWSRHFKFGANKKMKELNKEMTGQLTRIIKKREKALKMGQKVNTDDLLSVLMDATKKDIQEGSGMSMEEVIDECKLFYSAGADSTARLLVWTIVCLSKHGDWQSRAREEVFQVMGDKDIDCEKLNQLKIITMILNEVLRLYPPSALLLRATSKKMKLGNLTIPAWVHLTMPVIFHNHDSEIWGEDAKEFNPQRLSEGISNATKGSPVFIPFSWGPRTCIGQHLVLIEARIAIAMILQSFSLELSPSYLHAPELTFLLKPQYGAKIILQEL